A window of the Streptomyces sp. NBC_00454 genome harbors these coding sequences:
- a CDS encoding dihydroorotate dehydrogenase yields MSAVEMPAPMPPMPPVEPLRPEDVDMSAPLGAQVTLPNPVSTASGCAGYGRELHRFTPLGELGTITTKTVMPYVRSGRPTPRTAETPSGMLNSIGLQGSGIDQFVEQELPWLAEHGARVLVSVAGEHPEEFAAAAARLTGQPGVVGIEANISCPNVATRGLVFACDAEASFEVVEAVRAAADPALPVYAKLTPDVTRITDIAAACTEAGADGLSMINTVLGMAIDTGTMRPALAGVTGGLSGPAIRPVAVRCVFQVHGAMLAGGVRRVPILGMGGIASGRDALEFVLAGASGVAVGTALFNDPSSPLRIRDDLRSALAVRGIGAFEDAVGRAHRTA; encoded by the coding sequence ATGAGCGCGGTTGAGATGCCCGCCCCCATGCCCCCGATGCCCCCGGTGGAGCCGCTGCGGCCCGAGGACGTCGACATGTCGGCGCCCCTGGGTGCCCAGGTCACCCTCCCGAACCCCGTCTCCACCGCCTCCGGCTGCGCCGGCTACGGCCGGGAGCTGCACCGTTTCACCCCCCTAGGCGAGCTGGGCACCATCACCACCAAGACCGTGATGCCCTACGTCCGCTCCGGCCGCCCCACTCCCCGTACGGCGGAGACCCCCAGCGGGATGCTGAACTCCATCGGCCTCCAGGGCTCCGGCATCGACCAGTTCGTCGAGCAGGAGCTGCCCTGGCTGGCCGAGCACGGGGCCCGCGTCCTGGTGTCGGTCGCGGGGGAGCACCCGGAGGAGTTCGCGGCGGCCGCGGCCCGGCTGACCGGGCAGCCAGGGGTGGTCGGCATCGAGGCCAACATCTCCTGCCCCAACGTCGCCACCCGCGGGCTCGTCTTCGCCTGCGACGCGGAGGCCTCCTTCGAGGTGGTCGAGGCGGTCAGGGCGGCCGCCGATCCGGCGCTGCCCGTCTACGCCAAGCTGACGCCCGACGTGACCCGCATCACGGACATCGCGGCCGCCTGTACGGAAGCGGGTGCCGACGGGCTCTCGATGATCAACACCGTACTCGGGATGGCCATCGACACCGGGACGATGCGCCCGGCCCTCGCGGGGGTCACCGGGGGCCTCTCCGGGCCCGCGATCCGGCCCGTCGCCGTGCGCTGCGTGTTCCAGGTCCACGGGGCGATGCTGGCCGGCGGCGTACGGCGGGTACCCATCCTCGGCATGGGCGGGATCGCCTCCGGACGGGACGCGCTCGAATTCGTCCTCGCCGGCGCCTCCGGAGTGGCGGTCGGGACGGCGCTGTTCAACGATCCGTCATCGCCGCTGCGGATCCGCGACGACCTTCGTTCGGCACTCGCCGTACGCGGAATCGGAGCGTTCGAGGACGCCGTCGGGCGGGCTCATCGCACTGCCTGA